Proteins from a genomic interval of Kitasatospora kifunensis:
- a CDS encoding transcriptional regulator: MYDQATRSRALALHRSGLTLSEVSRATGISRYSLRRWTLDGIAPSPRMTAECPLASGGLAGDRPPSTYSYLLGLYLGDGCLSEGRRSVYALRIACGNAWPGLIEQCEQAIRTVLPGNGVLRVPAPGCTSVVSTSKHWPCLFPQHGPGKKHERPIVLAPWQQAIVDAHPWGLLRGLIHSDGCRIVNWATRGTKRYDYSRYFFTNTSADILRIFTDTLDAVGVQWKASRRPTGAVNISIARRPCVALLDQHVGPKY, encoded by the coding sequence ATGTACGACCAAGCCACTCGCTCACGTGCACTCGCCCTGCACCGTTCAGGCCTGACCCTCAGTGAGGTCAGCCGAGCCACCGGCATCTCGCGGTACTCCCTCCGGCGGTGGACCCTCGACGGCATCGCCCCAAGCCCGAGGATGACCGCCGAGTGCCCGCTCGCATCGGGCGGACTGGCTGGCGACCGGCCACCGAGCACCTACAGCTACCTCCTTGGCCTCTACCTCGGCGACGGCTGCCTCAGTGAGGGCCGCCGATCCGTCTACGCACTGCGGATCGCGTGCGGCAATGCCTGGCCCGGGCTCATCGAGCAGTGCGAGCAGGCGATCCGCACGGTGCTGCCCGGCAACGGCGTACTCCGAGTCCCCGCGCCCGGCTGCACCTCAGTCGTCAGCACGAGCAAGCACTGGCCCTGCCTCTTCCCCCAGCACGGCCCCGGCAAGAAGCACGAGCGCCCCATCGTGCTCGCGCCCTGGCAGCAGGCGATCGTGGACGCCCACCCCTGGGGCCTGCTGCGCGGCCTGATCCACTCCGACGGCTGTCGGATCGTCAACTGGGCCACCCGGGGTACCAAGCGATACGACTACTCCCGCTACTTCTTCACCAACACGTCCGCCGACATCCTGCGCATCTTCACCGACACCCTCGACGCCGTCGGCGTCCAGTGGAAAGCCTCCCGCCGCCCCACCGGCGCCGTCAACATATCCATAGCCCGCCGCCCCTGCGTCGCCCTGCTCGACCAGCACGTCGGCCCCAAGTACTGA
- a CDS encoding LysR family transcriptional regulator, whose protein sequence is MDMNLLAALDALLQENSVTRAAERLGTSPAAASRTLAKLRRVLGDPLLVRAGQEMVPTPRARELREQVRAVIEQSQALLAPASALDLAQLRRTFTLQASDLVLVGLGAALIDRVHAQAPNLDVVFLPESVEDGPALRQGQVDLELGVLGHLDPETLTEPLAEVRLVAVARTGHPLFDRPIDARRFAEADHIGVSRRGRRHGPIDTALAEQGLRRRVAVVVAGYTSALLLAGTTDLVCLTIAEWVPDTLTALGLRAFPIPLDVPPLTIGMAWHPRNTADHGHRWLRDQVRAAANGH, encoded by the coding sequence GTGGACATGAACCTGCTGGCCGCCCTGGACGCGCTGCTCCAGGAGAACAGCGTGACCCGGGCCGCCGAACGGCTCGGCACCTCCCCGGCCGCCGCGAGCCGCACGCTCGCCAAGCTGCGCCGCGTCCTGGGCGACCCGCTGCTCGTGCGTGCGGGCCAGGAGATGGTCCCCACGCCCCGGGCCCGCGAACTGCGCGAGCAGGTACGGGCCGTCATCGAGCAGTCGCAGGCCCTGCTCGCCCCCGCCTCTGCTCTCGACCTCGCCCAACTGCGGCGCACGTTCACCCTGCAGGCCAGTGACCTGGTCCTGGTGGGTCTGGGCGCCGCCCTGATCGACCGGGTGCACGCACAGGCCCCGAACCTGGACGTGGTCTTCCTGCCCGAGTCGGTGGAGGACGGCCCCGCGCTGCGGCAGGGTCAGGTCGACCTCGAACTCGGCGTGCTCGGCCACCTCGACCCGGAAACGCTCACCGAGCCACTGGCCGAGGTCCGCCTGGTCGCCGTCGCCAGGACCGGCCACCCCCTCTTCGATCGTCCCATCGACGCGCGGCGCTTCGCCGAGGCCGACCACATCGGCGTCTCCCGCCGCGGCAGACGCCACGGCCCGATCGACACCGCCCTCGCCGAGCAGGGTCTACGGCGGCGCGTGGCCGTCGTGGTGGCCGGCTACACCAGCGCGCTGCTGCTGGCCGGCACGACCGACCTGGTCTGCCTCACCATCGCCGAATGGGTCCCCGACACCCTCACCGCCCTGGGCCTGCGCGCCTTCCCCATCCCCCTCGACGTCCCGCCGCTGACCATCGGCATGGCCTGGCACCCCCGCAACACCGCCGACCACGGCCACCGCTGGCTACGCGACCAGGTCCGCGCCGCCGCCAACGGGCACTGA
- a CDS encoding YncE family protein: MQPSIHTADHAHQAATVRAGKAGDVLAVVSQSGPTVSFFDAASDQLLDTVEVLAEPHEICFDPTQRLLWCASTYNSGYYNANSGRRSEVTVIDADSRRIVEVVDLAPEHAPHGLALDPVRGRLYVSVEGSESRPGGVVVIDTTTRRPIGRIDTGAPGPHWFVISPDGRAGYASNKEAPFVSVVDLERGELTAKVEVPGSEGLAISADGSRVFVAAPHGAFGGRTSDDPPAGIRVIDTGTASITGILSTENAVLPVHVTTTGKLLVGELRVTPEGRQEAGRLTVFSVDGQERLGSIEVGQAPLTITSSADGALGYVSCLVSSTVDVIELDTMRRLARLDIATRGETGAHGLAYIPKA, translated from the coding sequence GTGCAACCATCCATCCACACCGCAGACCACGCCCACCAGGCAGCCACCGTCCGCGCCGGAAAGGCGGGCGACGTCCTGGCGGTCGTGAGCCAGAGCGGGCCCACCGTGTCGTTCTTCGACGCGGCGTCGGACCAGCTGCTGGACACCGTCGAGGTCCTCGCCGAGCCCCACGAGATCTGTTTCGACCCGACCCAGCGCCTGCTGTGGTGCGCCAGCACCTACAACTCGGGCTACTACAACGCCAACAGCGGCCGTCGCAGTGAGGTGACGGTGATCGACGCCGACAGCCGGCGGATCGTGGAGGTCGTCGACCTCGCCCCCGAGCACGCTCCGCACGGCCTGGCGCTCGACCCGGTGCGGGGCAGGTTGTACGTCAGCGTCGAGGGCTCCGAGAGCCGTCCCGGCGGCGTGGTGGTCATCGACACCACCACCAGGCGCCCGATCGGACGCATCGACACGGGCGCGCCTGGCCCGCACTGGTTCGTCATCAGCCCGGACGGCAGGGCGGGTTACGCCAGCAACAAGGAGGCGCCGTTCGTCTCCGTGGTCGACCTGGAGCGAGGAGAGCTCACCGCCAAGGTCGAGGTGCCCGGCAGCGAGGGGCTCGCGATCTCGGCGGACGGCTCGCGGGTCTTCGTGGCGGCGCCCCACGGGGCGTTCGGTGGGCGCACGAGTGACGACCCGCCCGCCGGCATCCGGGTCATCGACACCGGGACCGCCTCGATCACCGGCATCCTGTCCACGGAAAACGCCGTGCTCCCCGTCCACGTCACCACGACGGGCAAGCTGCTCGTCGGCGAGCTGCGGGTGACCCCGGAGGGCCGCCAGGAGGCCGGCCGGCTGACGGTGTTCTCGGTCGACGGCCAGGAGCGGCTCGGGAGCATCGAGGTCGGGCAAGCCCCGCTGACCATCACCTCCTCGGCCGACGGCGCCCTCGGGTACGTCTCCTGCCTCGTGTCCTCCACCGTGGACGTCATCGAGCTGGACACCATGCGGCGCCTGGCCCGACTGGACATCGCCACGCGAGGTGAGACGGGCGCGCACGGGCTCGCGTACATCCCCAAGGCCTAG